The following is a genomic window from Hymenobacter monticola.
CGCTGAGGTGGTAGATGCCCTGAGCCGAATGCCGGGCCAGCAGCCAGCAGCCTTCGGCCAGGTCCTCGGCCAGGGTGGGCGTGCGCCACTGGTCGGCCACCACTTTAATTGGTTTGCCGGCGCGGAGCGAGTCGCGCACCCACAGCACAATGTTGGTGCGGCCGTACTCGTGCGCCACGCCGTACACCAGCACGGTGCGGGCAATGGCCCAACGGCCGGCGCTGGCCCGCACCAGCTGCTCGGCGGCAACTTTGCTTTCGCCGTAAAAATTGACGGGGGCGGGAACGGCTTCTTCGTCGAGGGGGCCCGCGTCGCCGCTGAAAATGAAATCGGTGCTCAGGTGAGTGAGGTGGATGTCGAGCGCCGCGCAAACTTCTACCAAATGCGCCACAGCCGTCACGTTCTGCTCCCAGCAGGCGGTGCGGTTTAGCTCGCATTCGTCCACGTTCGTCATCGCCGCGGTGTGAATGACGTGGGTGGGCCGTTCGTGCGCCAGCACCCGGCGCACCTGGGCGGCATCGGCCACGTCGAGCGGCACAAAGCGCAGGTCCGGATGCAAGGCCGCCAGCTTGTTGGCACCGCGCGACGTGGCCACCAGCGTTACGTCGGGCTTAGGCTGCAACAGCGCTACCAGCTTCTGCCCCAGCAAGCCGTTGGAACCGGTGATGAGGATTTTCATTTACCAATTAACATGTATCATTCAACAATCAGGCAGCAATGGCCCGGCCCTTGCTGCCGCAACCAGCATCACACGCCTGTTAAATGGTAGATGCTAATTGTTAAACGAATAGCCGTAGAGCTTGGTGATTTTTTTGCGCTTGAGCTTCTCCACTTTCATGGTCATTTTGGAGTCGGCCAGGGGCCGGTCGCGCGGGTCTTTGGGCAGCTTGGCAATCTTGTCGATGACATCGAGCCCCTGAATCGCCTGGCCGAAAACGGTGTATTGGCCATCGAGGAAGTGGGTGCCGTCGTGGTTTTCAACTAAGTAGAACTGGCTGCCGCTGCTGGGCGTGCCCGCCGGGCCGCCCATGCGGGCCGCGGCCAGGGCGCCGTAGTTGTGCTGGTGGCCCACCAACTCGGCCGGGATGCTGGGTTCATTAGGTTGGCCGAGGCCGTCGTTGCTGGGGTCGGCGTCCTTGGAGTTGGCGTCGCCGCCCTGAATCATGAAGTTGTCGATGACGCGGTGGAAGGTGGTGCCGTTGTAAAAGCCGCTCTGCGCCTTCTTCAAAAAGTTCGCCTTGTGCTGGGGCGTGTCGTCGAAGAGGATGACGCGGATGACGCCCTGCGGCGTGGTGATGGTGACGACTTCGTCTTTGCCGCCTTTTTTCGGCTTGTCAGGTTTGGCAGCGGCGGAACCGGCGAAGCACAGCAGGGCCAGCAGGCTGAAAAGGGCGCGGTGAAATTTCTGATTCATGGGCATGAAAGGAAGCAGATGAGCTACAAAAATACGCGCGCCCGGCGCTGGCCCATCATTCGGGCCCGCCGCTGGCCAACGCGCGGGGCGGTGGGTGCGTAAGGCGGCATTCATTCCATTATACCGATGCTTCCCTCTCCTGCTGTTTCCACCCTCACCCGGCCAGCGGCCGTGCCCGGCCACTGGTTTCCCAAGCTGCTGCTGGCGGCTTACGTGCTGCTGTTTGCCGTGTGCGCCATCAACCCCGCCGAGCGCGGCACCTGGGTGGCCGAGAACCTGCCCATTGTGGCTATTGCCGCCACGCTGACGGTGCTCTACGCGCGTGGCGTGCGGTTCTCCAATCTGGCCTATGCCCTGATGAGCGTGCTGCTGTTCATGCATACCATTGGCGGCTACTACACTTTTGAGAAAGTGCCGTTTGCCTGGTTCAACGACCTGTTCGGCTTCGAGCGCAACATGTACGACCGGGTGGCACACTTTTCGGTGGGCTTCTACGCTTATGCCATTATTGAGCTGACCGACCGGCGCGGCATCATTCGCAACCGGGTGGTTTCATACCTGTTTCCGCTGTTCGCCATTGCTACGGTGGCTATGGCCTACGAAATCATCGAGTGGATATACGCCGTGCAGGCCGGGGGCTCGGCTGGGGCGGCTTTTCTGGGCAGCCAAGGCGACATCTGGGACGCGCAAAAGGACATGCTGGCCGATACCAGCGGCGCCGTGGTGGCCCTGCTGCTCTACGCGCTGGTCGGCCGCGGGCCCGCCACACCGGGCAAGTAGCCGCTAGCCCCGGTGCTCGCGGATGCTGGCCAGGATTTCGCGGCCGCCGCGGCCGAGCACGGAATCGGCCACGGATACCCCCAAGGCAATGGCTTCGGCAGGCTCGGCAGTTTGGATTTCCTCCACGTACTCCTCGCCGCTCAGGCTAATGAGGCCGCCGTGCAGGCGCAGGCGGCCGCCGTCCAGCGTGGCCAGCGCGAAGGACGGGATGCTGCAGCCGCCCTCCATGGTATGCAGGAAGGCACGCTCGGCCAGCAGGCAGGTGTGGGTGGCGGGGTGGTCGAGGGCGGCTTTGAGGCGGGCTTTCAGGTCGGCGTCGAGGTCGGCGGCGCACTCCACGGCGATGCTGCCCTGGCCGGTGGCAGGCACAAACTGTGTGGCCGGCAGCGTGTGGCGCACCAAGTGCTCGTAGCCCATGCGATGCACGCCGGCATAGGCCAGCACCAAGGCGTCGAACTGGCCTTCTTCGAGCTTGCGCAGGCGGGTTTGGAGGTTGCCGCGGGCTTCGGCGGTTTCGGCGTGCGGGTAGAAGCGGCGCAGCTGGGCCTTGCGGCGGGTGCTGCTGGTGCCCAGCACAATGCCGGGCTTGTCAAGAGAAAATTGCTCGTTAAAGCTCAGCACTACGTCGTTCACCTGCTCGCGCTCCAGAAAAGCCAGCAGCTCCAACTCGCGCGGAATGCTGCTTTGCACATCCTTTGCTGAGTGCACGGCCAGGTGAGTTTCGCCGCGCAAGAGGCTGTTTTCCAGTTCTTCGGTAAACACGCCCTTGGAGCCGATTTTGGCCAGGCTGCGGTCCTGCACGGCGTCGCCGGTGGTTTGCATGGGCACAATTTCGGTTTCGAAACCGGCCGCTTGCAGCAGGGCGGCCACGTGTTCGGTTTGCCACAGGGCGAGGCGGCTGGCGCGGGTAGCGAGGCGGATGGTCATTCTGGAAGGGTTGAATTTTGAGGGTTGAGTTTTGAGTAATTCGCGCGAGAAGTGGAACGGGGCACTACGCCTCATTCGACCCTCAACAGTCAACACTCAAACCTTAAGGAACCCGCCCAGCCGCAGCGAGCTGTCCACGAACACCATTTTGGCGTTGGCGTTGCGCTCGATGTGGTAATGGGCGTCGGTGAGTTCTTTGGTTAATAAATCGGCGTTGCGCGGGGTCACGAATTTGGCAAAGCCGGTCACAAATTGCTGTTCGCCGCTGGCCAGGTGCGGCACAAATTTCGGGTCGATGCCGAACAGCAGCACCTTGCGCAGCAGGCCCAGCGAGTAGCTCAGCAGCTCCTTCTGGTTTTCACGGCCCAGCTTCTGAAACTCGTCGCTTTGCTTGAGAATATCAGCGGCTTTTTGGCTGAAGCACTGGCGCATCCACTTCGCGAAGAACTCGAAGTAGTCGTGGTCGGCGTTGGCGTCGCGGCTGGCGATGGCCGCCCCCAGGCTGCCCTCGGCCAGCTGCGCCACCTGGCGGGCCTTGGCTTCGGGCACCTGGTAGGCCGCGTGCAGAAAATCGGTGATGTCGTCTTCCGAAAAGGGGCGCACCACCACCGGCTGCACCCGGCTGATGATGGTGGGCAGCAGCTGCTCGGGCGCGTGGCTGACGAGCAAAAAGATGGTAGCGGGCGGCGGCTCCTCCAGCAGCTTGAGCACGGCGTTGGCCGCGGCGGGGTGCATGAGCTCGGGCAGCCAGATGATGACGATTTTGAAGCGTGCTTCGAAGGCCTTCAGGCTCACCAGCTTCAGAATCTGCACGGCTTCGTCCTTCGAGATGTTGCCCTGCTTGTTTTCGGCCCCGATGTGCTGCATCCAGTCGTTGAGGCCTTGGTAGGGGTTGTCGAGCACGAAGCTGCGCCACTCGGCCATGAACTTGCTGCTCACCGCGTCCTTGCTCACCGTTTTGGTGGTGGTCACGGGCATGATGAAATTTAGGTCGGGGTGGGCCAGCTTGGCCATTTTGGTGCAGGCCGGGCAGTGGCCGCAACTGTCGGCGGCATCGGGGGCGCGCTCCTCGCAGTTCAGAAACTGCGCGTAAGCCAGCGCCAACGCCAGCGCCGCGCCGCCCTCCTGCCCCCGGAAAAGCTGCGCGTGCGCCACGTGCTGCCGCGCCACGGACTGGCGCAGCAGGTCTTTGACGGCAGACTGATTGGGAATGTCTTGGAACAGCACAGCTAATTAATTGTCGCTTGGTTTCAAAAGTTTCTGACGCGACTTGTGCTGCCAGAGCATCTTGATGGAATTGAAGTAGTCCGTATCGAATTTTATTACCTGTATTTCGGAAAGCAGAAACGGTTTATCGTCTTCTTGGTGCACATCCCGAATGCCTTTGGGGGTGAGAAAGTCAATCCAAAGGTGTACAG
Proteins encoded in this region:
- a CDS encoding peptidylprolyl isomerase; protein product: MNQKFHRALFSLLALLCFAGSAAAKPDKPKKGGKDEVVTITTPQGVIRVILFDDTPQHKANFLKKAQSGFYNGTTFHRVIDNFMIQGGDANSKDADPSNDGLGQPNEPSIPAELVGHQHNYGALAAARMGGPAGTPSSGSQFYLVENHDGTHFLDGQYTVFGQAIQGLDVIDKIAKLPKDPRDRPLADSKMTMKVEKLKRKKITKLYGYSFNN
- the hemC gene encoding hydroxymethylbilane synthase: MTIRLATRASRLALWQTEHVAALLQAAGFETEIVPMQTTGDAVQDRSLAKIGSKGVFTEELENSLLRGETHLAVHSAKDVQSSIPRELELLAFLEREQVNDVVLSFNEQFSLDKPGIVLGTSSTRRKAQLRRFYPHAETAEARGNLQTRLRKLEEGQFDALVLAYAGVHRMGYEHLVRHTLPATQFVPATGQGSIAVECAADLDADLKARLKAALDHPATHTCLLAERAFLHTMEGGCSIPSFALATLDGGRLRLHGGLISLSGEEYVEEIQTAEPAEAIALGVSVADSVLGRGGREILASIREHRG
- a CDS encoding DUF2238 domain-containing protein; amino-acid sequence: MLPSPAVSTLTRPAAVPGHWFPKLLLAAYVLLFAVCAINPAERGTWVAENLPIVAIAATLTVLYARGVRFSNLAYALMSVLLFMHTIGGYYTFEKVPFAWFNDLFGFERNMYDRVAHFSVGFYAYAIIELTDRRGIIRNRVVSYLFPLFAIATVAMAYEIIEWIYAVQAGGSAGAAFLGSQGDIWDAQKDMLADTSGAVVALLLYALVGRGPATPGK
- a CDS encoding SDR family oxidoreductase; its protein translation is MKILITGSNGLLGQKLVALLQPKPDVTLVATSRGANKLAALHPDLRFVPLDVADAAQVRRVLAHERPTHVIHTAAMTNVDECELNRTACWEQNVTAVAHLVEVCAALDIHLTHLSTDFIFSGDAGPLDEEAVPAPVNFYGESKVAAEQLVRASAGRWAIARTVLVYGVAHEYGRTNIVLWVRDSLRAGKPIKVVADQWRTPTLAEDLAEGCWLLARHSAQGIYHLSGDDLLTPHAMALQVADFFGLDKALIERVDASTFSQPARRPARTGFRIDKARRDLGYAPHSFAEGINIVSRQCE
- a CDS encoding DNA polymerase III subunit: MLFQDIPNQSAVKDLLRQSVARQHVAHAQLFRGQEGGAALALALAYAQFLNCEERAPDAADSCGHCPACTKMAKLAHPDLNFIMPVTTTKTVSKDAVSSKFMAEWRSFVLDNPYQGLNDWMQHIGAENKQGNISKDEAVQILKLVSLKAFEARFKIVIIWLPELMHPAAANAVLKLLEEPPPATIFLLVSHAPEQLLPTIISRVQPVVVRPFSEDDITDFLHAAYQVPEAKARQVAQLAEGSLGAAIASRDANADHDYFEFFAKWMRQCFSQKAADILKQSDEFQKLGRENQKELLSYSLGLLRKVLLFGIDPKFVPHLASGEQQFVTGFAKFVTPRNADLLTKELTDAHYHIERNANAKMVFVDSSLRLGGFLKV